Proteins from a single region of Gossypium arboreum isolate Shixiya-1 chromosome 1, ASM2569848v2, whole genome shotgun sequence:
- the LOC108481993 gene encoding uncharacterized protein LOC108481993 yields MKETKPVKLNAQQHQQHENGHFSPFKFAKLLDPEASWDKDQLGDVLHWIRQVVGLLCGLLWGAIPVVGGIWIFIFLVISTSIIYGYYAMILKVDEEEFGGHATLLQEGLFASITLFLLAWVLVYSLAHF; encoded by the exons atgaaagaaacgaaaccaGTTAAATTGAATGCACAGCAACATCAGCAACACGAAAACGGTCACTTTTCCCCGTTCAAGTTCGCCAAGTTATTAGATCCGGAAGCTTCTTGGGATAAA GATCAATTAGGAGATGTATTGCATTGGATTCGACAAGTTGTGGGGCTTTTATGTGGATTATTATGGGGAGCAATCCCTGTGGTTGGAGGCATTTGGATCTTCAT TTTTCTGGTCATATCCACTTCAATCATATACGGTTATTATGCTATGATACTAAAGGTCGATGAAGAAGAATTTGGTGGTCATGCAACCCTTCTCCAAGAAGGGCTTTTTGCTTCAATAACTCTCTTTCTG TTGGCGTGGGTTCTAGTATACAGCTTGGCCCACTTTTGA